The Barnesiella propionica genome has a window encoding:
- a CDS encoding EpsG family protein → MLPYIILIMYLILYRFMFFPKKDLNKKHKKMYIIGALIPIFIIAGFRGIDVGTDTPNYIRIFEVAGSVNFLDSYSEYSRLEYGYRYFIYFLASYFSHPQWQFIFVAFFSCIGIGYFVYQNAREPFLAILFFVTLGFFDFTLSGVRQTIAVTVTLFLFSFIKNRKLLWFLVGIFIAALFHKSALFFIPAYFIANNPVKKKTVIVYFLSFFVLFLVADKLLLATADALDYNYGVESTGNGYIFFSIVLIITVLAFKFNKSLIRQNRDNRFMININFCSFMLWGVRLISRTAERITLYYMPYTYVLLEEIIMSRSVSIRRQYYFITVVCCIILYFYRLHNNTSLNPYQFC, encoded by the coding sequence ATGCTACCCTATATAATACTTATCATGTATCTGATACTCTACCGCTTTATGTTCTTTCCTAAAAAGGACTTGAATAAAAAGCATAAAAAAATGTATATTATAGGAGCATTGATACCCATATTTATTATAGCAGGTTTTAGGGGAATAGATGTTGGAACAGATACTCCAAATTATATCAGAATATTTGAAGTAGCAGGATCGGTAAATTTTTTAGATAGTTATTCCGAATATTCAAGGCTGGAATATGGTTATAGGTACTTTATTTATTTTCTTGCTTCTTATTTTTCTCATCCGCAATGGCAATTTATTTTTGTCGCATTCTTTTCTTGTATAGGTATTGGGTATTTTGTATATCAGAATGCAAGAGAACCTTTTTTGGCAATCTTATTTTTTGTTACGTTAGGTTTTTTTGATTTTACTCTTTCAGGGGTGAGACAAACTATTGCAGTAACTGTAACGCTATTTCTTTTTTCATTTATAAAAAACAGAAAGTTACTCTGGTTCTTAGTCGGTATTTTTATTGCTGCATTGTTCCATAAATCGGCATTATTTTTCATACCGGCCTATTTTATTGCGAATAATCCGGTTAAGAAGAAAACGGTTATAGTGTATTTCCTGTCATTTTTTGTGCTTTTTCTGGTTGCGGACAAACTATTATTAGCGACAGCAGATGCTTTGGATTATAATTATGGTGTTGAAAGCACAGGAAACGGATATATATTCTTTTCGATAGTTTTAATTATAACCGTTTTGGCATTTAAATTCAACAAGTCGCTGATACGGCAAAATAGAGATAACCGCTTTATGATCAATATTAATTTCTGTAGTTTTATGCTATGGGGAGTACGGCTTATAAGCCGTACGGCAGAGCGGATAACGCTTTATTACATGCCCTATACTTATGTGTTACTGGAAGAGATAATAATGTCCCGGAGCGTTTCTATCAGGAGGCAATATTATTTTATTACCGTAGTGTGTTGTATTATATTATATTTCTATAGACTTCATAATAATACAAGTTTAAATCCTTATCAGTTTTGTTGA
- a CDS encoding glycosyltransferase family 4 protein: protein MKVSIFSNYINHHEKPFCDVLYSRLGADFVFIQTQKMEEERISQGWSLDVKEIPYVKCSYEDKELYEECLKIGECSDVVLFGSAPFKFIEKRVRKNKLTFYIAERLFRRGFVRAFYPPSFFKILKRFIVPGRKSNFYMLCASGYTAYDVNRLAAFRGRCYKWAHFTEVREYDIEQLMCKKSGKIEILWAGRFLKLKHPEYAIMLAKKLKEEDYTFHINMIGRGEEEAKLKLLVNEYGLENNVSFLGFIEPEKVRNYMERSDIFLFTSDFREGWGAVLNESMNAGCAVVASHAIGAVPFLLEHEKTGLIYKNGDFQDFYEKVVFLINNEKNRKKMGKNAYLNISKNWTPEIAAIRFLKTLNDVFYSKSMVHFSSGVLSVADCLNNHWFKTEQNDKI, encoded by the coding sequence GTGAAAGTATCTATATTTTCAAATTATATCAATCATCATGAAAAGCCCTTTTGTGATGTTTTGTATTCTCGTTTAGGAGCGGATTTTGTATTTATACAAACGCAAAAAATGGAAGAAGAACGCATATCTCAAGGGTGGAGTCTGGATGTTAAAGAAATTCCTTACGTGAAATGTTCGTACGAAGATAAAGAATTGTATGAAGAATGTTTAAAAATAGGAGAATGTAGTGATGTCGTTTTATTTGGTTCTGCGCCTTTCAAATTTATAGAAAAACGCGTAAGAAAAAACAAATTGACCTTTTATATAGCTGAACGTTTATTTCGTCGTGGATTCGTAAGAGCTTTTTATCCACCTTCATTTTTTAAAATATTAAAGAGATTTATTGTTCCGGGCAGGAAAAGTAATTTTTATATGTTGTGTGCTAGCGGATATACAGCATATGATGTTAATCGTCTGGCAGCGTTTAGAGGCCGTTGTTATAAATGGGCTCATTTTACTGAAGTCCGGGAATATGATATTGAACAATTGATGTGCAAAAAAAGTGGAAAAATTGAAATTTTATGGGCCGGACGTTTTTTAAAATTAAAACACCCTGAGTATGCAATCATGTTGGCAAAAAAGCTAAAGGAGGAGGATTATACTTTTCATATAAACATGATCGGTAGGGGTGAAGAAGAAGCTAAGTTGAAACTTTTGGTGAATGAATATGGGTTGGAAAATAATGTTTCCTTTTTGGGATTTATTGAGCCAGAAAAGGTTCGTAATTATATGGAAAGGTCCGATATTTTTTTATTTACCAGTGACTTCCGCGAGGGGTGGGGAGCTGTTTTGAATGAATCGATGAATGCTGGTTGTGCAGTAGTAGCTAGTCATGCAATAGGTGCTGTTCCTTTTTTGTTGGAACATGAAAAAACAGGATTGATTTATAAAAATGGAGATTTTCAGGATTTTTATGAAAAGGTTGTCTTTTTAATTAATAATGAAAAAAATAGAAAAAAAATGGGCAAGAATGCATATTTGAATATCTCAAAAAACTGGACTCCCGAGATAGCTGCCATTAGATTTCTGAAAACATTAAATGATGTTTTTTATTCAAAAAGTATGGTTCATTTTTCTTCAGGCGTGTTGAGTGTCGCTGATTGTTTAAATAATCATTGGTTTAAAACAGAGCAAAATGATAAAATCTAA
- a CDS encoding serine O-acetyltransferase — protein MIKSKEDYLYYLECDKIALKKKTKRPRYKHDIIWIYQRLLRRCEYIENCKHGFWWHFIGKYYKFKYVVLSQKLGFSIGFNVIGPGLCLEHYGTILIHQDAIVGENCRILQGVTIGSDVEDKAPKIGNNVFIAAGAKVLGGIRIADGVCIGANAVVIKDILEPNITVGGIPARKISDNNSDKYIIKATEIAREQ, from the coding sequence ATGATAAAATCTAAAGAAGACTATTTATATTATTTGGAGTGTGATAAGATAGCGTTAAAGAAGAAAACAAAACGTCCTAGATATAAACATGATATAATTTGGATATATCAAAGACTCTTAAGGCGCTGTGAATATATTGAAAACTGCAAACATGGTTTTTGGTGGCATTTCATCGGTAAGTACTATAAATTTAAATATGTGGTTTTAAGTCAAAAATTAGGATTTTCGATCGGCTTTAATGTTATTGGACCAGGGCTATGTCTGGAACATTATGGGACTATTTTAATTCATCAGGATGCTATTGTAGGGGAAAATTGCCGGATTTTGCAAGGGGTTACTATCGGCTCGGATGTAGAAGATAAGGCACCGAAGATAGGGAACAATGTTTTTATTGCAGCCGGAGCAAAAGTATTGGGTGGCATTCGTATTGCTGACGGAGTTTGTATCGGAGCAAATGCAGTGGTAATAAAAGATATTCTTGAACCCAATATAACGGTTGGCGGTATTCCTGCCAGGAAAATAAGTGATAATAACTCCGATAAATATATTATTAAGGCGACAGAAATAGCAAGAGAGCAATGA
- a CDS encoding glycosyltransferase family 2 protein, with protein sequence MKYTNDPLISIIIPVYNSERYLEKCVNSVLNQTYKNLEIILVDDGSTDLSPRMCDAFSVQDSRIKVIHQENQRQAAARNTGIEVASGEYIMFVDSDDYIADDMCEYLMDGALSYHADIAICGSMAVCLDGTINFSKKSDGVVEMTTYEALKSYVETGSGLCAQTPCDKLYKREAIGEIRFPVGKWYEDLATIYRFVANASKIVYLNEGKYYYVEHEMSTMKKAFSKHSFDTVEAYHNLDLFLRNKYPDLCYYVNCSKIGAIFYCVGEAYKQGLSKELNREINWAVNLVKDINTPLNLKQRLLSICLVINCETFGRLYKIFK encoded by the coding sequence ATGAAATATACAAATGATCCTTTAATAAGTATTATTATACCTGTTTATAATTCGGAAAGATATCTGGAGAAATGTGTAAATTCAGTTCTTAATCAAACATATAAGAATCTGGAAATTATATTGGTTGATGACGGATCGACCGATTTGTCTCCGAGAATGTGTGATGCTTTTTCTGTTCAGGATAGTCGTATAAAAGTTATACATCAAGAAAATCAGCGGCAAGCAGCCGCAAGAAATACGGGTATAGAAGTCGCTTCGGGAGAATATATTATGTTTGTTGATAGCGATGACTATATTGCTGACGACATGTGCGAGTATCTTATGGACGGTGCTCTTAGCTATCATGCCGATATTGCTATTTGTGGTTCTATGGCTGTTTGCTTGGATGGTACAATAAATTTCTCTAAAAAGAGCGATGGGGTAGTTGAGATGACGACCTATGAGGCTTTAAAAAGTTATGTTGAAACGGGGTCCGGTCTTTGTGCACAGACTCCCTGCGATAAATTATATAAAAGAGAGGCTATCGGAGAAATTCGTTTCCCGGTAGGAAAATGGTATGAAGACCTGGCTACTATTTACAGATTTGTAGCAAATGCTTCTAAGATTGTCTATTTGAATGAAGGTAAATATTATTATGTTGAGCATGAAATGTCTACTATGAAAAAAGCCTTTTCGAAGCATTCATTTGATACGGTTGAAGCTTATCATAATCTCGATTTATTTTTACGAAATAAATATCCCGATTTATGCTATTATGTGAACTGCAGTAAAATCGGTGCGATTTTTTATTGTGTGGGAGAGGCCTATAAGCAAGGTTTGTCAAAAGAATTAAACCGGGAAATTAACTGGGCTGTGAACCTTGTAAAAGATATAAATACTCCGTTAAATTTAAAGCAGAGATTACTAAGTATTTGTTTGGTTATAAATTGTGAAACATTTGGAAGATTATATAAAATATTTAAATAA
- a CDS encoding polysaccharide pyruvyl transferase family protein has product MNKNKKTVGLITIHNIINFGSALQTYALSYVIEQLGYNCKVINYKYPNYYHLNFLTENYKPAFDFKTLCRTLINNILNIFIGSSEKKQKEKFRRFLECHLQLTKEYGTREEIHKDPPLCDIYVTGSDQVWNPRYNHEDTTFLLSFVEESKKKIAYSASFGGMDMPKNYYSLYKKYISSYLYISLREESGVKLVKELTGKDSVNVLDPSLLISGSEWSSLAIKPQIKEPYILCYLLSYTFTPFPYAYDLLDYIQKIMKCKVVLIGGANKLVFRHDYILKNDIGPEEFLGLFDNAAFVLTSSFHGTAFAINFNKPFYSIINDQKTTDDRQLSVMRRIGIENRGIVKGSPMPAESELSMDYTVANQKLQKWREVSLLFLKNALND; this is encoded by the coding sequence ATGAATAAAAATAAAAAGACGGTAGGACTTATTACGATACATAATATTATAAACTTTGGTTCTGCGCTACAGACTTATGCTTTATCGTATGTTATCGAACAATTAGGATATAATTGTAAAGTTATCAATTATAAGTATCCTAATTATTATCATCTTAATTTTTTGACAGAAAATTATAAACCTGCTTTTGATTTTAAAACATTGTGCAGGACATTAATAAATAATATATTGAATATTTTTATCGGATCATCAGAAAAAAAACAAAAAGAAAAATTCCGAAGATTTTTAGAATGTCATTTACAATTGACGAAGGAATATGGCACACGAGAAGAAATACATAAAGATCCTCCTCTGTGTGATATTTATGTGACGGGGAGCGATCAGGTATGGAATCCCAGATATAACCATGAAGATACTACCTTTTTACTCTCATTTGTTGAAGAAAGTAAAAAAAAGATTGCTTATTCTGCAAGTTTTGGCGGAATGGATATGCCAAAAAATTATTATTCTTTGTATAAGAAATATATAAGTTCTTATTTATATATTTCTTTAAGAGAAGAATCGGGTGTGAAATTAGTAAAAGAACTCACGGGGAAAGATTCTGTGAATGTACTTGATCCCAGCCTTCTTATTTCAGGTTCTGAATGGTCAAGTCTCGCAATAAAACCTCAAATAAAAGAGCCCTATATATTGTGTTATCTGTTGAGCTATACCTTTACCCCATTCCCATATGCGTATGATTTGCTTGATTATATTCAGAAAATAATGAAATGCAAAGTTGTTTTAATTGGCGGGGCGAATAAATTAGTGTTCAGACATGACTATATTTTGAAAAATGATATTGGTCCCGAAGAATTCTTAGGATTGTTTGATAATGCTGCATTTGTCTTGACGAGTTCTTTTCATGGAACGGCCTTTGCCATAAATTTCAATAAACCTTTTTATTCTATCATAAACGATCAGAAAACAACAGATGACAGACAGCTGTCCGTCATGCGTCGTATCGGTATTGAAAACAGGGGAATAGTTAAAGGTTCCCCTATGCCTGCCGAGTCCGAATTATCTATGGATTATACGGTTGCGAATCAAAAACTTCAAAAATGGAGAGAGGTGTCATTGTTGTTTCTGAAAAATGCATTAAATGATTGA
- a CDS encoding Coenzyme F420 hydrogenase/dehydrogenase, beta subunit C-terminal domain, translating to MIEQMGDKKIMLCDSDLCTACSACENICPENAINMISDDDGFHIPDINYEKCISCGLCVKKCPVITPLHKYDVEPSRVYAAWSNDRKNRMSSSSGGVFGTLARYVIEDLHGIVFGAAYNEDMQLEHISVECTEKLELLKGSKYLQSDIGLTFREVRSFLKQKKYVLFVGTPCQIAGLYSYLGKDSDYLFTCDLVCHGVPSPQLFQKYISYLKNKYKQPVLKNFSFRYLEGWCVRTSFEYKNKIKTLVGIDNFYIKAYLKNYLHRESCYKCRFSKFPRQGDFTLGDFWGIGRETPFIHDVQKGLSLVIVNTAKGQLIFENIKECLFEEERSLDEAVMGNKNLVESSQRPVERDFIYQDLRELSITQVAKKYNLLDSRFFIVKRGYNYLLRLLSRKK from the coding sequence ATGATTGAACAGATGGGAGATAAAAAGATTATGCTGTGCGATTCTGATTTATGTACGGCATGTAGTGCATGTGAGAATATTTGTCCGGAGAATGCCATTAATATGATTTCGGATGATGATGGATTTCATATTCCCGATATTAATTATGAAAAGTGTATTTCTTGTGGACTTTGTGTGAAAAAATGTCCTGTAATTACACCATTACATAAATATGACGTTGAGCCTTCGAGGGTTTATGCTGCTTGGAGTAATGATAGAAAGAATCGTATGAGTAGTTCTTCGGGAGGTGTTTTCGGTACTCTTGCGAGGTATGTGATAGAAGATTTACATGGAATTGTGTTTGGGGCTGCATATAATGAGGATATGCAATTGGAGCATATTTCGGTAGAATGTACTGAGAAGCTGGAGTTATTAAAAGGGTCGAAATATTTGCAAAGTGATATTGGCTTGACTTTTAGAGAGGTAAGATCCTTCTTGAAACAAAAAAAATATGTTTTATTTGTCGGAACACCATGCCAAATAGCCGGATTATATAGCTATTTGGGGAAAGATTCCGATTACTTATTTACATGTGATCTTGTGTGCCACGGAGTACCTTCACCTCAGCTTTTTCAGAAATATATCAGTTATTTGAAAAATAAATACAAACAACCGGTATTAAAAAATTTTTCATTTAGATATTTGGAAGGTTGGTGCGTCCGTACGTCATTCGAATATAAGAATAAAATAAAAACATTGGTTGGTATTGATAATTTCTATATCAAAGCTTATTTAAAAAATTATCTGCACAGAGAGTCTTGTTATAAATGTCGTTTTTCTAAATTTCCAAGGCAAGGTGATTTTACATTAGGTGATTTTTGGGGCATAGGAAGAGAGACGCCTTTTATCCATGATGTGCAGAAAGGTTTATCTTTAGTTATTGTAAATACTGCAAAAGGGCAGCTTATCTTTGAAAATATAAAAGAATGTCTATTTGAAGAAGAGCGATCTTTAGATGAAGCTGTGATGGGAAATAAAAATCTTGTTGAGTCGAGTCAAAGGCCTGTGGAACGGGATTTTATTTATCAGGATCTCAGGGAATTATCCATAACACAAGTTGCGAAGAAGTATAATTTGTTGGATAGTCGTTTTTTTATTGTGAAACGAGGATATAATTATTTATTACGATTATTATCTAGGAAGAAATAG
- a CDS encoding glycosyltransferase family 4 protein, whose translation MNKDNKSVLFLTGSFYPSPSPNAICAKRIMDGLIEKGFSVFLVTLKNIHGQKQQEVIDGISVLRIKNYLLVQMQLFFTRKNTNKKSCFLKLTEFLLRFKGLLYIFFWPLLSPIVVWRYYKSSYDICKKNEVKVVVGVYKSLEILLACCILKKRCPEIKFFIYSLDAMSGSILPRLLFSDKIALYSIKRWERICFTKADSIYLMESHRSYYSQDRYSVYQKKIRYVDIPLVDVNYNNNIFVHDTSNSLVFTGSMGRATADPHYLIKLLRLPLLMNIPLKFNIYGNISMEIENDIRESGLLNDKIFLLGNVPHSEIKDIQNNATALINFGNSYSCAIPCKIFEYISTQRPIISFYKIDEDAGIPYLKKYPNILLIKEDESLLEENANRLKLFLEKNIGVNGAFDLGDVYYANTPENMVKEILREF comes from the coding sequence ATGAATAAAGATAATAAGTCTGTTTTATTTTTAACGGGATCTTTTTATCCATCACCGTCTCCTAATGCCATTTGTGCTAAAAGAATTATGGACGGATTAATAGAAAAAGGTTTTTCTGTTTTTTTAGTGACGTTAAAAAATATACATGGTCAAAAACAACAAGAAGTTATAGACGGTATTTCGGTGTTGAGAATAAAAAATTATTTACTTGTACAGATGCAACTATTTTTTACCCGTAAAAATACTAATAAAAAATCTTGTTTTTTAAAATTGACTGAGTTTCTTTTACGGTTTAAAGGTCTTCTTTATATATTCTTTTGGCCGTTATTATCCCCGATTGTTGTGTGGCGTTATTATAAATCTTCCTATGATATTTGTAAGAAAAATGAAGTGAAAGTCGTTGTAGGGGTTTATAAATCATTAGAAATATTATTAGCTTGTTGTATCTTGAAAAAACGATGTCCGGAAATTAAATTTTTTATTTATTCTTTGGATGCAATGTCAGGGAGTATTTTACCTCGTTTATTATTCTCAGATAAAATTGCATTATATTCGATTAAAAGATGGGAACGTATCTGTTTTACAAAAGCGGATTCTATATATCTTATGGAATCTCATCGAAGTTACTATTCTCAAGATCGATATTCTGTATATCAGAAAAAGATTAGATACGTAGATATCCCATTGGTAGATGTTAATTATAATAATAACATTTTTGTTCATGATACCTCAAACAGCTTAGTATTTACTGGTTCGATGGGGAGAGCGACGGCAGACCCACATTATCTTATTAAGTTATTAAGACTTCCATTATTAATGAATATTCCATTAAAATTTAATATATATGGAAATATCTCTATGGAAATAGAAAATGATATTAGGGAAAGCGGATTATTAAATGATAAAATTTTTCTTTTGGGAAATGTTCCTCATTCTGAAATTAAGGATATTCAGAATAATGCAACGGCATTAATTAATTTCGGAAATTCATATTCTTGTGCTATTCCGTGTAAAATATTTGAATATATTTCTACTCAAAGGCCTATTATCAGTTTTTATAAAATAGATGAAGATGCAGGAATTCCATATTTGAAAAAATATCCAAATATTTTGCTGATCAAGGAGGATGAATCACTCTTAGAAGAAAATGCCAACCGGTTGAAGCTATTTCTTGAAAAAAATATAGGCGTAAATGGAGCTTTTGACTTAGGAGATGTTTATTATGCGAATACTCCTGAGAATATGGTAAAGGAAATATTAAGAGAGTTTTAA